In the Phaseolus vulgaris cultivar G19833 chromosome 7, P. vulgaris v2.0, whole genome shotgun sequence genome, one interval contains:
- the LOC137829579 gene encoding large ribosomal subunit protein uL4, with the protein MAAAARPLVTVQSLEGDMATDAAATVPIPDVMKTSIRPDIVNFVHSNISKNSRQPYAVSRRAGHQTSAESWGTGRAVSRIPRVPGGGTHRAGQGAFGNMCRGGRMFAPTKIWRRWHRKINVNQKRYAVVSAIAASAVPSLVLARGHRIETVPELPLVVSDSAEGVEKTKEAIKVLKQIGAFADAEKAKDSRGIRPGKGKMRNRRYISRRGPLIVYGTEGAKAVKAFRNVPGVEVANVERLNLLKLAPGGHLGRFVIWTKSAFEKLDSIYGSFDKPSEKKKGYVLPRSKMVNSDISRIINSDEVQSVVRPTKKDVTRATLKKNPLKNLNVMLKLNPYAKTAKRMALLAEAQRVKAKKEKLDKKRKTVSKEEASTIRAAGKAWYHTMVSDSDYTEFDNFSKWLGVSQ; encoded by the exons ATGGCCGCAGCTGCCCGCCCCCTCGTCACCGTCCAGTCCCTCGAGGGTGACATGGCAACCGACGCCGCCGCCACCGTCCCCATTCCCGATGTCATGAAGACTTCCATCCGCCCCGACATCGTCAACTTCGTCCACTCCAACATTTCCAAGAACAGCCGTCAGCCCTACGCCGTCAGCCGCCGCGCCGGACACCAGACATCCGCCGAGTCCTGGGGAACAGGTCGCGCCGTCTCCCGTATCCCTCGTGTGCCCGGTGGAGGAACTCACCGCGCCGGACAGGGAGCCTTCGGCAACATGTGCCGTGGTGGACGCATGTTTGCCCCGACCAAGATCTGGCGCCGCTGGCACCGCAAGATCAACGTCAACCAGAAGCGATACGCTGTCGTCTCTGCCATCGCCGCCTCCGCTGTCCCATCCCTCGTCCTTGCTCGTGGCCACCGCATCGAGACCGTCCCCGAACTCCCCCTCGTCGTCAGTGACTCTGCTGAAGGCGTCGAGAAAACTAAGGAAGCAATCAAAGTCCTGAAACAGATCGGTGCTTTCGCTGACGCTGAGAAAGCAAAAGACAGCCGCGGCATTCGCCCTGGTAAGGGAAAAATGCGCAACCGCCGCTACATCTCTCGAAGGGGTCCACTCATCGTGTACGGAACAGAAGGAGCTAAAGCTGTTAAAGCTTTCCGTAACGTCCCTGGTGTTGAGGTCGCCAATGTTGAGAGACTCAACCTTCTTAAGCTCGCTCCCGGTGGTCACCTTGGGCGGTTTGTGATTTGGACTAAGTCTGCTTTTGAGAAATTGGACTCCATTTATGGCTCGTTTGATAAGCCcagtgagaagaagaagggttACGTGCTTCCCAGGTCCAAGATGGTCAACTCAGACATCTCCAGAATTATTAATTCTGATGAGGTTCAGTCCGTCGTAAGACCCACCAAGAAGGACGTGACTCGGGCTACTCTCAAGAAGAACCCTCTTAAGAATCTCAATGTCATGCTCAAGCTCAATCCCTATGCCAAGACTGCTAAGAGGATGGCTTTGCTTGCCGAGGCCCAGCGTGTTAAGGCCAAGAAGGAGAAGCTcgacaagaagaggaagactgtATCTAAG GAGGAGGCTTCTACAATTAGAGCTGCAGGAAAGGCATGGTATCACACCATGGTCTCAGATTCTGATTATACAGAATTCGATAACTTTTCTAAGTGGTTGGGTGTTTCACAGTAA